The following is a genomic window from Geobacillus subterraneus.
AACACCTCACTCTTCTTTCCGCCTTCATCCTTTCTCTCCTTCTTCTCGCCGGCTGCGGCGGAAAACAGGAAGAAACGGCCAAACCGAAGGAAAGCAATGAACCGAAAGCGGAAGAAAGCTACACGGTCGAACACGCCATGGGCACGACAGAAATCAAAGGGACGCCAAAACGAGTCGTCATTTTAACGAACGAAGGAACGGAAGCGCTGCTTGCGCTAGGCGTGAAACCGGTCGGCGCCGTCAAATCGTGGACCGGTGATCCGTGGTATGACCACATTAAAGACAAAATGGATGGCGTCAAAGAGCTTGGTTTGGAATCGGAGCCGAACGTTGAAGCGATCGCTGCTTTAAAACCAGACTTAATCATCGGCAACAAAATGCGTCATGAAAAAATTTATGAACAGTTGAAACAAATCGCTCCAACCGTGTTCGCTGAAACGCTGCGCGGCAACTGGAAAGACAACTTTATGCTCTATGCGAAAGCGGTGAACCAAGAAGAGAAAGGGAAACAGGTCATTGCTGAATACGACAAGCGCATTGAGGACTTAAAAGCGAAACTCGGCGACAAGCTGAAGATGAAAGTGTCGGTCGTCCGCTTTATGGCTGGTGACGTCCGCATCTACCATAAAGACTCGTTCTCCGGCGTCATTTTGGACCAACTCGGCTTCGCCCGCCCGGAATCGCAAAACGTGAACGACTTCGCGGAAACCGGCGTGACGAAAGAACGCATCCCGGCCATGGACGGCGA
Proteins encoded in this region:
- a CDS encoding ABC transporter substrate-binding protein; translated protein: MKRKHLTLLSAFILSLLLLAGCGGKQEETAKPKESNEPKAEESYTVEHAMGTTEIKGTPKRVVILTNEGTEALLALGVKPVGAVKSWTGDPWYDHIKDKMDGVKELGLESEPNVEAIAALKPDLIIGNKMRHEKIYEQLKQIAPTVFAETLRGNWKDNFMLYAKAVNQEEKGKQVIAEYDKRIEDLKAKLGDKLKMKVSVVRFMAGDVRIYHKDSFSGVILDQLGFARPESQNVNDFAETGVTKERIPAMDGDILFYFTYETGDGKASEIEKEWINDPLFQNLNVAKQGKVYKVSDTIWNTAGGVLAAHLMLDDIEKYFLQEQ